From one Bacteroidota bacterium genomic stretch:
- a CDS encoding glycosyltransferase family 4 protein has protein sequence MIPLSVLHVIWSAGMGGIGKIVYHLLEEQKKDSTMKVGLLIAKEEGELMHDFLQLKINMFIAGFKGGLQVNREVISKSKKAISEYDIIHFHTFNPVLAWAAHKSHKKIIYTEHGNFGIGRTATLNDKVVRKMQQYFLNNFTDAITYNSKFSEDVSKNFFGVRPKISKVIYNGVPDYTTKVNADPSFTKEPGTFLIVAIGRLAQVKRFDRLIDAFCKLQLPEARLIILGEGPEEQALKEQVQQLKSENRISFPGYGDSRALLSVCDICVAPSQGEAFGLVAIEAYQQGKKVIAFEDGGGLTEIIRPNDPQAIVSSVEELTSLLYATCECKNRKFA, from the coding sequence ATGATTCCGCTTAGCGTACTACATGTGATTTGGTCGGCCGGGATGGGTGGAATTGGAAAGATTGTGTATCATCTTCTGGAAGAGCAGAAAAAAGACAGTACGATGAAGGTCGGTTTATTGATAGCCAAAGAAGAAGGGGAACTCATGCATGATTTTTTACAATTGAAAATAAATATGTTCATAGCCGGTTTTAAAGGCGGATTGCAAGTGAACCGTGAGGTAATCAGCAAAAGCAAAAAGGCTATATCGGAATATGATATCATTCATTTTCACACTTTCAATCCTGTTCTGGCATGGGCGGCACATAAGAGTCATAAAAAAATAATATACACAGAACATGGTAATTTCGGTATTGGGAGGACAGCAACTTTGAATGATAAAGTTGTACGTAAAATGCAACAGTACTTTCTGAATAATTTCACCGATGCCATTACATACAATTCCAAATTCAGCGAAGATGTTTCCAAAAATTTTTTTGGCGTTCGCCCCAAAATTTCAAAAGTAATTTACAATGGAGTACCGGACTATACGACCAAAGTAAATGCAGATCCTTCATTCACAAAAGAACCAGGCACCTTTCTTATTGTCGCCATCGGAAGACTTGCTCAGGTAAAACGATTTGACCGTTTGATTGATGCTTTTTGCAAACTCCAGTTACCGGAAGCCCGATTAATCATTCTTGGTGAAGGCCCGGAAGAGCAGGCATTAAAGGAACAAGTACAGCAGTTAAAATCAGAAAACCGTATTTCCTTTCCCGGATATGGTGACTCCCGTGCATTACTTTCCGTTTGCGATATTTGCGTAGCTCCATCACAGGGAGAAGCATTCGGACTTGTTGCCATAGAAGCATATCAGCAAGGAAAAAAAGTAATTGCTTTTGAAGACGGAGGAGGCTTAACAGAGATCATCCGACCTAACGATCCACAAGCAATAGTTTCATCGGTAGAGGAGCTCACTTCACTTCTTTACGCAACGTGTGAATGTAAAAACAGAAAATTCGCCTGA